The Deltaproteobacteria bacterium DNA window AAAAACCATTTGCTGTTGATTCCCCATCATTTTTCATTTCTCGGCAGGTCTTTTCAGAAGTTATGTAACGTTATGCAACGTATGAAACAACGTTCCCTCTGACCCCACAACCGTGCACTTTACCTTAGGCTGAGATGGTTTGGCTGCCCTCCCTCTCAAAGGCAGCCAAAAAGAAAGATATCTTCTCTGAGCACTCTGAGAGCTCGAACGACCGAAGGAAGTGGGCGAGAGACAGCCTTCCGTTCCTTACAGTTTTTTGGAGATCCAATCTTATAAATCCGCTTCTTTAAGATCTTAAGGAGATTTATGGCCCAACTCCAAATCTCAAAAGATCCATCCATATCAAACCCTCATGTTCACCTGGCGCCACGAGGTGTGAAAAATGATCGCATCACTGGCATCTCCAACTGGAATCTTTTAGACCAAAAGGTGATCCAAAACAAAAAGGGTGAAGAATTCATGGCCCGACCGCTTCAGTTCCTTCAGCTTCAGCAGCATTCAGATTCTTAGACCCCTTCAGATTCAGAAAATAAACTGTGCAAATAAACTCCCATAAGATAGAAAAGTAATCAGTATGCTTAAGAAAAAAGACTTGACCCGTAAACATCTGCCAAGAGGGTTAGAAATACTCTACGAAGATAGAGATATCCTGGTGGTAGATAAGCCTGCGGGGCTATTGACAGTGGGGACGGAGACTAATAAATTCAAGACGGCCGCCTACATTCTTAGCGATTATGTACGCAAAGGCTGTCTTAAGTCGCGAAATCGAATTTTCGTAGTTCATAGGTTGGACCAGTGGACATCCGGCGTATTGATATTTGCGAAAAGTGAAGAAGTTAGGTTACATTTAAAAGCTCAGTGGAAAGGCACGGATAAAAAATATGTTGCGGTGGTCTATGGTCACTTATCCACAAAAGAGGGAATTATTACCTCATACCTGGCGGAGAACAAGGCTTATGTCGTCTATTCCACAACGGATGTTACAAAAGGCAAACTGGCACATACTGCCTATAAAGTGCATAAAGAGACCAAGCAGTTTAGTCTGCTGGAAATTAATCTTTTGACCGGCAGGAAGAATCAGATACGCGTACATATGGCTGATAAGGGACATCCGATCGTAGGAGATCGTAAATATGGAAAAGCCAAGGATGGGTACAGTCGTTTAGCACTTCATTCCAAATTGATTTCCTTCAAACACCCGACCAGCGGCAAGCAGATGACTTTTGAAGCCAACGTGCCGGATT harbors:
- a CDS encoding RluA family pseudouridine synthase translates to MLKKKDLTRKHLPRGLEILYEDRDILVVDKPAGLLTVGTETNKFKTAAYILSDYVRKGCLKSRNRIFVVHRLDQWTSGVLIFAKSEEVRLHLKAQWKGTDKKYVAVVYGHLSTKEGIITSYLAENKAYVVYSTTDVTKGKLAHTAYKVHKETKQFSLLEINLLTGRKNQIRVHMADKGHPIVGDRKYGKAKDGYSRLALHSKLISFKHPTSGKQMTFEANVPDYFNKLIDNIQDRL